Proteins from a single region of Gossypium arboreum isolate Shixiya-1 chromosome 1, ASM2569848v2, whole genome shotgun sequence:
- the LOC108481089 gene encoding receptor like protein 26-like — translation MPVTDRRKKKVQVHAGVCTGAELAYGGLAWSLEALYGGVEAGTCCGANKLLGLLFVLFFLSVVDCCLSLSSSSLNPTPSCLPEETSALLQFKNTMAIDDSAFFSYCYPKTNSWNESTNCCSWEGVTCEKATGQVISLDLSCSKLVGSLSPNTTVVRLRGLKRLDLSLNNFSASSISSGFNQLVSLTHLNLSGSYLSGSVPSDISLLSKLISLDLSRNERLKFDSHGFDMLTRNLSKLENLLLDWVNTSDVVPTSFMNLPASSLKRLSLYWCDLQGDFPSEIFQLGYLEYVDLSLNYLTGYLPRSNWSSTLKYFGLDNNHFGGSIPSSLGNLTKITYLSFSNNKLEGQIPDVFGNLNKLTTLDFSDCNFSGQLPPSMFNLTQLTYLDLSSNRLEGPLPIHVTGFQNLKDFILTDNLLTGGVPSWPFTLPSLEYLNLSNNSLTGPINQIQKPNSIQVVDLADNDIHCEIPSSFFCLSKLTQLDLSSNNLSGVIRSDMLLKLESLETLDLSTNNFSGVINLDVPSKLKNLTEVNLSNNKLRQFPSFLQSAKSLGSIFKWEPEGWEQLIDLNLSNNSLTRLEQLPGKNILILDLHSNLLQGPLSASPPSLQEFLISDNKLTGEIPPSICNLTSLHILDLSQNYFGGIIPSCLGNLSRGIRIINLQKNSLSGKIPDFCVELRSLTTLALNDNKLEGLLPRSLVNCTLLRFLNLANNTLNDLFPHRLSVLPELQVLILRSNRFYGRLDYSISTFGFSSLQILDLSKNEFTGPFPKKFFQSFRRMKLVAASQPAQMNPCGRGTFYKYCIPGNRYDSPENYKKYVKVTIKRLEIEIDVDKSLTNFTLIDFSNNRFSGRIPEALGELHALLVLNLSHNRLNDTLPPSLANMAALESLDLSSNKLGGRIPSELTKLTFLAVLNVSQNNFFGPIPVGYQFNTFDIDSYAGNLDLCGFPLSKKCGSEEERKPQTPKLVEDEDSAIPFIWKVVMMGYGCGVVMGLSTGYIVFTTRRPWWLVRMVERDWQRNFTRWVRRIGRKRN, via the exons TCTCCTCTTTGTGCTGTTCTTTCTTTCCGTAGTTGATTGTTGTCTGAGTTTGTCTTCCTCTTCTCTTAATCCAACTCCTTCATGTTTACCAGAAGAAACTTCAGCCTTGCTCCAATTCAAGAACACTATGGCCATTGATGATTCTGCTTTTTTTTCCTACTGTTATCCCAAGACAAACTCCTGGAATGAAAGCACCAACTGTTGCTCATGGGAGGGAGTCACTTGTGAAAAGGCAACAGGTCAGGTGATTAGCCTCGACCTTAGTTGCTCTAAGCTTGTTGGCTCCCTTTCTCCAAACACCACCGTTGTTCGCCTTCGAGGACTCAAACGACTTGACCTCTCTTTGAACAATTTCAGTGCTTCTTCGATTTCGTCTGGGTTTAACCAGTTAGTAAGTCTGACACATCTTAATCTTTCTGGTTCTTACCTCAGTGGTTCAGTTCCATCAGATATATCTTTGCTATCAAAACTGATTTCACTTGATCTTTCTAGAAATGAAAGATTGAAATTTGACAGTCACGGTTTTGACATGCTTACGCGCAACTTATCTAAATTAGAAAATCTTTTACTTGACTGGGTAAATACGTCTGATGTTGTGCCTACCTCCTTCATGAACTTGCCAGCTTCGTCTTTAAAGCGTTTGAGTCTCTACTGGTGTGATTTACAGGGGGATTTCCCTAGTGAAATATTCCAGCTTGGGTACCTAGAGTATGTTGATCTAAGTCTGAACTATTTAACAGGTTATCTCCCTAGGTCCAATTGGAGTAGTACCCTCAAGTACTTTGGTCTTGACAATAATCACTTTGGAGGGTCAATTCCTTCTTCACTTGGAAACCTCACAAAAATCACCTATCTTAGTTTTTCTAATAACAAATTAGAGGGACAAATTCCAGATGTCTTTGGAAACCTTAACAAACTTACTACTTTGGATTTCTCTGATTGTAATTTTAGTGGTCAACTTCCCCCATCGATGTTCAACCTCACACAACTTACTTATTTAGACTTGTCATCCAATAGGCTAGAAGGTCCCCTTCCAATTCATGTAACAGGATTTCAGAATTTGAAGGACTTCATTTTAACTGATAACTTACTAACAGGAGGAGTTCCATCTTGGCCTTTTACTTTGCCATCTTTAGAATACTTAAACCTCAGTAATAACAGTCTCACAGGtccaatcaatcaaattcaaaaGCCTAATTCAATTCAAGTGGTTGATTTGGCGGATAATGACATCCATTGTGAAATACCAAGTTCTTTCTTTTGTCTTTCAAAGCTTACCCAGCTTGATCTTTCATCAAACAACTTGAGTGGAGTCATTAGGTCAGATATGCTTTTAAAGCTAGAGAGTCTTGAAACGCTCGATCTTTCGACAAATAATTTTAGTGGTGTTATCAACTTAGATGTGCCATCAAAGTTGAAGAATCTCACTGAAGTTAATCTTTCCAATAACAAGTTAAGGCAATTCCCGAGTTTCTTGCAATCTGCGAAAAGCTTA GGTTCAATTTTCAAATGGGAACCGGAAGGTTGGGAACAATTGATTGATTTAAATCTTTCCAACAACTCATTGACGAGATTAGAGCAACTTCCAGGGAAGAATATTCTTATCCTTGATCTTCATTCCAACCTACTCCAAGGTCCTCTTTCAGCTTCGCCACCTTCATTGCAAGAATTCCTGATTTCAGATAACAAATTGACAGGAGAAATACCTCCTTCAATTTGTAATTTGACTTCACTTCATATTCTTGATTTGTCTCAAAATTATTTTGGTGGAATTATTCCATCATGTCTTGGAAATCTTAGTCGGGGGATCAGAATCATAAACCTACAAAAGAATAGCTTGAGTGGCAAAATCCCTGATTTTTGTGTTGAATTAAGAAGTTTGACAACTCTTGCTCTTAATGACAACAAATTAGAAGGGTTATTGCCACGGTCCCTTGTTAATTGTACCTTGCTACGTTTTTTGAACCTAGCAAACAACACCTTGAACGATCTCTTTCCCCATCGGCTCAGTGTACTTCCAGAACTGCAAGTTCTCATCTTACGCTCTAATAGATTTTATGGTCGCCTAGACTATTCCATTTCTACCTTTGGCTTTTCAAGCTTGCAAATCCTTGATCTCTCTAAAAATGAGTTCACTGGCCCCTTTCCGAAAAAATTCTTCCAAAGTTTTAGACGTATGAAATTAGTTGCAGCTTCACAACCAGCACAAATGAATCCTTGTGGTAGAGGTACTTTTTATAAATATTGTATTCCTGGAAATCGTTATGACAGTCCCGAAAACTATAAAAAATATGTGAAAGTAACCATTAAAAGGTTGGAGATAGAGATAGATGTGGACAAATCATTAACTAATTTCACACTCATAGATTTTTCAAACAACCGATTCAGTGGACGAATCCCTGAGGCACTCGGTGAACTTCATGCTCTTTTAGTGCTCAACCTCTCTCACAACAGATTAAACGATACCCTACCACCGTCATTGGCAAATATGGCAGCACTTGAATCATTAGATCTGTCATCTAACAAGCTTGGTGGTAGAATTCCTTCCGAGTTGACGAAACTGACATTTCTGGCAGTGTTAAATGTGTCGCAAAACAACTTTTTTGGACCAATTCCTGTTGGATATCAATTCAATACTTTCGATATTGATTCCTATGCTGGCAACTTGGATTTGTGCGGCTTTCCACTATCAAAGAAATGTGGTAGTGAGGAGGAACGAAAGCCACAAACACCAAAGCTTGTGGAAGATGAAGATTCAGCAATACCCTTTATTTGGAAAGTTGTAATGATGGGGTATGGCTGCGGAGTAGTGATGGGATTGAGTACGGGATACATAGTATTCACAACGAGAAGACCATGGTGGTTGGTTAGAATGGTTGAGAGAGACTGGCAGAGGAATTTTACAAGATGGGTTCGCAGGATTGGAAGAAAAAGAAACTAG